TTCCAACAATTAATCCAGTGCATGATGAACATTTACAACTAGGCTACAGAAAACAAGAATAGGATTGTCCATGATTCATGGCCCATGAAACATTGTTTCATCACTGCTCTCCTTTTCGACAGTGAAGTTTATCGAAGAACATCACCAAGGTGACTTGGTCCACAGAGCTAGTGGACTACTGTACAGTCAGTTGAACACTACAATTGTCATTCACCCCACTCCTCACAATTACCGAGCCAGCAAACACCGTTCACCATCAATCAACTACACAAGGGGGTGCTAAAAGTCTATCTTTAGAATGTTGCACTGCTAATTTCACACGACCTGTGATGCTGATATTTTTCGCTGATTATTGGCAGAGTATTAGGCTATTATCGACTACATTAAACTAATGCACTACGACAAAATATTTTCCAGTAAGCTACTTATTGGAGCAATTTCTTAGAATCAACATTGAATAAAATGCAGATGTATTAGATGCCTATATTTGCACTCACCTATGCACGACGGCAAAATATACAGTGCTAATATTTAATATTATTGTTTTGCAAGCCCATGTAGTGAATGAGCCAAGCAGCGTAAACCTAATTAACTGCGTATTCTTTGGAGAGGTTCTTCTTCTCTGGTATCATGGCATTTGCAACAAATGGTGGATATGCATGTCGCCACCTACTGTACGCCTGGATAATACGATCCCTAAAAATGGAAAATGCGGTGTAAAAATATTCATACCAACGATCAAAAATCAAATGAAACTAATGAAAATCAATCTGCTTTACTCCCTACACAGCCTCAAAAGGAGCCTGGGAGGTCGTGAGTGAGGTTGTTTCCTATGCTGCTACTTGTTCTTAGGTTAGCGTTCCAGGTCGTCTTTTTAAAATCAGATTTCACACAAGGACTGGAATGTTGCAGTGGGCACTCATTAATCGCAATCTTCTAATGCAACTAGAAAATTATGACCTGGAACGCGATCAAGGTGCTGCGCAGATTATCATAAATCACCCCAATTTGCAGATAGTGGGTTTATGAAATTATATACAGCACAGGCAGGAATGTAGCCAACCGGAATGTCTCTACTAGGCTACAGTCTAGGGAAGTTTCAAGGCTCTGTCGACTTTCTGGGCCTTTTCTAATTTGGGAAAAAAAAGTCGGTCCTCCGCtctttctcctctatcctctctccccctgaccCGGAAACAGATGAGTGATCGAGGTCGAGcctcaccctcttcaacatatatatcaacaaattggagagggcactagaacagtctgcagcacctggcctcaccctactagaatctgaagtcaaatgtctactgtttgctgatgatctggtgcttctgtccccaaccaaggaggtccTACAGCAGAACCTAGATCTTCTACACAGAttatgtcagacctgggccctgacagtatttttttttttttaagtccagttgccaggaccacaaatacaaattccatctatacaccgttgccctagagcacacaaaaacctatacatactgtaccacggcctaaacatcagcgccacaggtaaatttccacaaagctgtgaacgatcttcTATTCCctaaccttccataacaaagccatcctacaaagaaattaacctggagaagagccctcTAAGTGTAACAGTAGAagctatttagcgcacactgctaactaagctagccgtttcacatccgttacataagcaagctggtcctggggcactgttcacaaacagacctatcttttgggtgaaataccacaatgtgcaatcacagcagcaatttGTGACcgtttgccacaagaaaagggcaacaagtgaagaacaaacaccatggTAAATACAACCTAagttttattttcccttttgtgctataactatttgcacatcattacaacattgtatatagacataatataacatttgaaatgtctttattcttttggaacttttgtgagtgtaatgtttactgttaatgtttttgtttaattcacgtttgtttattatctatttcacttgctttggcaatgtaaacatgtatttcccatgccaataaagccatttaAATAGAAATTGAGTGTCAATTTGTAGGTAAGTGAATGGAAGagtgtcctcccctcctccatagcCACCTTTCAACGAGGATAGTCATGTGGATCCCATACCTGAGTGCTTTGCGGAAGCTTTTGTTTTGTCGGAAGACAAACGTATGCACACTTTTAAAAACAATAAGCTATTTATCTTTTTATCTATACAATGTCTTGCACAACTAATTTAATGATatactatgcagaaatcgctctgccatttcctggttgctaaaatatGAATAGTTTatttgacaaaacaagcaagtatagtatGTTATAAAGCAGGTGCGTAAAAACTCATTCCATTGAGGGCCTCGTGTCCGCGGGATTTttagtttttcctttcaattaagacctagacacacaggtgaggggagttagatactaattagtgaccttaattaatcAAGTACAAGAGAGGAGCGAAAACCTGCAAACACTCGGCCCTTCGTGGAATAAATTGGACAGATGGTGTGGAGAATCTTTGTATCATCTAAATCGCTGTGAACTATATTTCcacaaccaaaaatattgtattttcagctgtagGAAGCTGGCGTACAAATCTAAAAGACAcaaaaatgaaacttaagaacaggaagcatagaaacttcacacatagaacagatgtaccgcttcttagacttgctttaaaTTACactgacagatctataacttacATTTATATGGGAATTTTGTTGGATcgccaaaaagttacatactaCATCTTTAACTCGTTtttattacttttttttaaattactgtctggtccagcaatggtgggtttgtgcccataggcagcgttgttgccggtgatgtctggtgaggacctgccttacaacaggcctacaaaccctcagtcAAGCCTCTCTccgcctattgcggacagtctgagcactgatggagggattgtgtgttcctggtgtaactcgggcagttgttgttgccatcctgtacctgtcccgcaggtgtgatgttcggatgtaccgatcctttgcaggtgttgttacacgtggtctgccactgcgaggacgatcagctgtccatcctgtctccctgtagcgctgtcttaggcatctcacagtacggacattgcaatttattgccctggccacatctgcagtcctcatgcctccttgcagcatgcctaaggcacgtttacGCAGATGAGCAGAGACCTTGGgcatcttttggtgtttttcagagtcaatagaaaggcctctttggtgtcctaagttttcataaccttgaccttaattgccaaccgtctgtaagctgttagtgtcttaacgaccgcttcacaggtgcatgttcattaattgtttatggttcattgaacaagcatggcaaACAGTGTTAaagcctttacaatgaagatctatgaagttatttggatttttacgaattatctttgaaagacagggtcctgaaaaagggatgtttctttattttttttgctgagtttattactgAGTGCCTTATTTATTTATGGATGAGTATAGTTCCGTCTgtacatcatctctctctctttcaaataCACAcgcacaactactactactacacaactactaactactatcacccccccaccaccaccctctctcctgtctctgctcTCATAACTACTGTCACCAccaccctctctcctgtctctgctcTCATAACTACTGTCACCAccaccctctctcctgtctctgctcTCATAACTACTGTCACCAccaccctctctcctgtctctgctcTCATAACtactatcaccccccccccccccccccccccaccaccctctctcccgtctctgcTCTCTGATTGCTCTGATAGGGTATGCCATAATTATGGGGAGAAGTACACCCTGCTGGACTTTACTACCCGGGGCTCTACCTCTCAGCCGGTGGTCCAGTGGAACCACACAAACCCAGGGACCTTCAATGGGGAGTGTGGAGGGTAGAATGTGGGTGTTACGGGATCTCACTCAGGCCACTATGCCCTCCAAGGCAGTGACAGGAGGTTGATATCGAGAACGATGCTTAACGTCACAGCTGAGGGAAGATCCCTTTTAGTGGGTCTGGATAGGTGTGATGTATTTGATGTTTGTTTGTATGGCGttgttgtttgtatgtgtatgttttgtattgtttctgaaataaaatatatttttaaatgcagGTGTTCCATTTTCCACTAGCTGTATAgcagtgggaggagctataggaggacgggctcattgtaatggctggtatGGAATATATGTAGCTGAGTCAAACAGGAGGTTTCCATGTTTTTGACGCGGTtctattcattccattccagATATTACactgagcctgtcctcctatagctcctcccaccagcctccactgctgtacaTGTCTTAAGATCTTTTAAGGAAGAGTTTTTGTCCTCATCTCCAGCTGAAGTACCCACGCTAAGTATCCCCTATATCTCCTTGACTGTACCAGATGTGACAGAAAGGGGCAAGGGGATTTTTTCCATCATGTTAAATGATCCTCAAACTGTATCTTCAAGGTTTTCAGCAGTACACTCTAAAAAATGATGGGCTGTTTTGGATGACCCAATTGCTAAGGCGCAGGCATTGGATTACTTAGTTGGGTTGTTTTCTACAAAGCGCATtgttgggttattgatgctgggttatatAGGTCATTCCAGTCCATCTAGGTCAGGTGCCTGCACAGTTACTTCTACTTTAAATGGAGCACATTTTGTTATCGTGTATTACATCATCAAATAATGTCCTTCAAATTATTTGACTCACCCACATACTGTACGTATACCTAGAGGTACGTGTATCTActtcaaaacattctctttgtTTTGGCTAATGCCTACGACTAATTGCTTCAAACACGGCATGTGGTAAATGCATGAAATAAGATATCTTCAAACTAGAAAGTAAACTTGAAATGCAATCACTGAAACCTGAAACTCATGTACCAAATCCCTAAACCAAGTCTGCAAAATTGCAAGCACAATTCctgctttacactcagttttcAATTCTATATACCACTTTttgcaaaacactacacacagttCTTTACATTTAGGCACAACATTCAAAATTAAATGAGTACTGTAGCTGGAAATGacttttttatggaatatctacatttatcagcaaccatcactcctgtgttccaatggcacgttgttagctaatccaagtttatcattttaaaaggctagttgatcattagaaaacccttaaGCAATTCTATTAGCACAGTTAAACTGtgctcattaaagaagcaataaaactggccttctttagactagttgagtttctggagcatcagcatttgtgggttcgattacaggctcaaaatggccagaatcaAAGAACTTTCttatgaaactcgtcagtctattcttgttctgagaaatgaaggctattccatgcgaggaaATTGCCGAAAAACTGAAGATCTCACAATGGTGAATCATGGTAAATCATAATAGGCTGATTTCAACCTCACTCCTCTCCAACACAACTAGAAATATTTACACAATCAACTAACAGGACTGGAGACGACATTCAATCCTCTAGACCACGCTGGGTAAATCATAATATTCTACGTTAAAACATTCTAAAAGGCTGATTTCAGCCTCACTCCTCTCCAACACAACTAGAAATATTCACACAATCAGCTAACAGGACTGGAGACGACATTCAATCCTCTAGACCACGCTGTGcagtactcccttcacagaacagtgcaaactggctctaaccagaatagaaagagtgggaggccccggtacacaactgagcaagaggacaagtactagtttgagaaacagacgcatcACAAGTCCCCAACTgatagcttcattaaatagtaccctcaaaacaccagtctcaacgtcaacagtgaagaggcgactccgggatgttggccttctaggcagagttcctcagtccagtgtctgttcttttgcccatcttaatctgttatttttattggccagtctgagatatggccagcatcccggagtcgcctcttcactgttgatgttgagactggtgttttgcgtgtgTAGTAGAGAAGCAGTTTCTACATATCTTCATACAAAACCATCTTTGCTATAATTCAGATTTCTCAAACGGATCGATGATTGTAGTTCCCGgatactgttttttttaaatgttcccaGAAGTTTCAGCCACACTTACACGTCAGGGCATCCCATTGGTTGGCTGTCTTGTTAATCATCCACTGCTGGGTGTGGTTAGGTGAGCATAAACAAAGATGGTCCACCTATTTCTAGTCCGGACTGCATATTTGTATGGAATTACATACATGAATGTTAGAGCTGCAATGTGATTTTGTTACATTTAAGAAAGCCCTTGTTGATTTAAAACTTGTACTTAATGCAGGCAAAactaaatatatattattttctaaTTCACAGAAACATTTCTCACATGGGCTACATATTCACTCATTGGATGGTTCTCTCATTGAGCTGGATCCGCTTATAAACATCTGGGCGTTTTGGATTGATAAAGATCTAACGTTTAAAAAACATACTGATGAGCTAGTTAAAAAGCTAAGATTTAAGGTGAACATCTTTtttaaaataaaggttcaatttaaaaaaaatgctaaaAATGATTGTACAGTCAACTTTCCTTCTATGGTGAGACCATTTATCAGAATGCAGCAGCaactactcttaaacctttgtATGTCGTCTACCATAGCGCCCTTTGCTTTATCACAGGTGATCGTTTCAATACTCATCAgtgcatcctgtatcaaaagtCCCATAGATCACTTCATTACTCCCTTTTTGTTTAGAAAGCTCTAGGTACTTACTATACAAGCTTCCGATTTACCTCACTTCCttgttaaagatgcactatgcagaaatcgctccgccatttcctggttgctaaaattctaatagttagcctattttcagtttatgtgacaaaacaagcaagtatagtgtagaaaaTCATTTTGATATCTTAACCGCTGTGAAATACATTTTCCATaacaaaaaatattgtattttcagcagtttgaaactggtgtacaaaaccgaaagtaaaagatgcaacaactaaactTAAGCACAGGAAGCATAAAAATACTGCACATTCTTGCTTCAATGAGAATAGCAGAtctatttctatgtgaatttggtcaggtcacccaaaaaaTTACATATTGATGTATAAAAACATGAGATACTAACTCTTGAGATTCCTCGTGTCTCCACTGAACTAGGTACATTTTTAATTTTAACGCTCCACACTTGGAATCACTTTCATAATTCATTAGATTTGGATTCCCTGGTGCAACTAGGTCAGTTTAAAACCCTGATGATGAGTTCACGGAGGTGTGCAATTGTTTTGACTGATTGTTTATGATGCctgtgatgtttgtgatgttCTAAAGTAATGTACCTGTTATTCTATCTTGAATCTTGTAgttgtatattttattttatgtcCCCTATTGAAAATGACAACCTGGTCCCAGATTAAATAAAAGTGAATAATAATCTGGTGCCCGACTGTACAGTCCATGACCTACCCGACCATTGGATGATGCATGCAATGCCTGAGCAGGGGAACGTGTCCTATATTGTTacgatcgtcgtagtgaggagaccaaagcgcagcgtggtgtgaatacatacttttaatgaatgacgaaaaaacacgaagtacactaaacaaacaaacaaaataacaaaacgaatgTGACCGCTATCGAAActgagtgctaacatgcaacatcacatagacaataacccacgaaccacaatacaaaacaggctacctaaatatggttcccaatcagagacaacgacaaacacctgccactgattgagaaccatatcaggccaaaacacatagaaatagacaaactagacatacaacatagaatgcccactcatatcacaccctgaccaaacaaaacatagaaacaaacaacgcaaatcttggtcagagtgtgacagtaccccccccccccccccccccccctaaggtgcagactccggccgcaaaacctaaacctataggggagggtctgggtgggcatctggccactccaccatagtcaTTGCCCTCTTCAAGGGCCTCTTTAGAGAGACGACCCCCGCCTCCGACCTTGGGCCTAAGACCCTAATTaaaggccccactggactgaggagcgcctctagactgagggacagctccggactgaggggcagctccaaACTGAGGgtcagctccggactgaggggcagctccggactgaggggcaggctggctggctgacggctctggcagctcctggctggctgacggctctggcagctcttggctggctgacggctctggcagctcttggctggctgacggctctggcagctcctggctgactgatggctctggcagctcctgtcggctctgacggctcaggaaagattggcggctctggcggctcaggacagactggctgctctggcggctcaggacagactgacggctctggcggctcaggacagactggcggctctggtggctcaggacagactggctgctctggcggctcaggacagactggcggctctggcggctcaggacagactggcggccctggaggctcaggacagactggcggctctggcggctcaggacagacgggagactctggcggctcagggcagacgggagactctggcggctcagggcagacgggagactctggcggctcagggcagacgggagactctggcggctcaggacagacgggagactggcagctcaggacagacgggagactctggcggcgctgggcaggaggaaggctctggcggcgctgggcaggaggaaggctctggcagcgctggacaggcgggagcacctgtagggatgagacggagagacagcctggtgcggggggctgccaccggtgggacgagtatggagagctgacccaggtgacatcaaatccccgacacgctccgtcgggcggatGTCGTGCCTCAGGCACCAACACAGCAcctccctcataactctctcctccaatctccccattaactcattcactgtctctgcttcgcttcgctcacctccaatacAGCCCTGACCGGCTGTGGTTCCATCCTTGGCTCCTTACGCTAagcagggggagttggctcaggtctgactcctgaatCTGCCACActccaagacatttttggggctgcctctcaggcttccggccgcgctgccgtgctgcctcctcataccggcgcctctctgcattcgctgcctccagctctgctttggggcggcgcaaacaaacaaaataacaaaaaatagacaaactagacatacaacatataatgcccactcatatcacaccctgaccaaacaaaacatagaaacaaacaacacaaatcatggtcagagtgtgacataTATCTTGTCCAGTTGTTATCCTACATTAAACAGGAAGACGGATATACAGGGACCCAGTAAGGGCTCTCTGTATGTTTATCGAAAGGACTTCCCCCACATTAAAGGCCATTTTACACAACCTTTTATTAAGCATAAGTATCAAACTGAATTCTGAAGATGACTTGTGTGACTATCTAATCTGATGCTCACAGTGAACGTTTCTTTGTGCCCAAATTCAGTCCTCGCGTGACCTGGACCGACGCTACTCATGGTGCACTAGCATCTAGATtctataccgaacaaaaatataaacacaacatgcaacaatttcaaagattttacagagttacagttcatataatttTAAAGTGGTCTTTTATTGTACCCACCACAaggcgcacctgtgtaatgattatgaggtttaatcagctttttgatatgccacacctgtcaagtggatggagaCAACATTTAGCTCTTTTAAAGGTAATtgcctgcaattctacacattttgccatgacttatgcagTGTTCTTATGCAATCTGAATGACTCAAACATAACAAAATCAAGCCCCGTGTCATGAAATTTTCAGAATTTTGTATTCTCCCTTGACTGTCAACTTTTTATTTGGTGGTTGTTACTTGAACTTCTGACGATCTTATACATATAAAGCCCCATTATATTTTCTAGTTTAACTTGTAAAAAAATATAGCATACCTAAAATGATTTTCATTAATATAATTTTTGAATCATGTTTTTTGAAGTGGCGACAACGATTATGCAGTCGCGGCACTCTGCTGCTCAATTAATATAGGGGAAACTGACGGTAGGTAACATCTACCTGCATAGTAAATGTCTGTGTCAAATAAATGTAATACCCTGATTTAATTGACATTGAATACTGCTTCAAGTCACAGCTCCTCACCGTCAGTGAATGCAAtctccacctcatctctctctttttctcgctcccctgtctctgtccatcttGCTGTTTCCCTTCTGTGTGTCTCCCTTTAAATGTCCTGCTTTTTCTTCAGGCTTGGCTCAGCTCATCACGGCTGATGTGTGCTGGGGTGATACCTATGAGATGACACAGGATATTTACAGTGGTCTTTACCAAACCAAACTCTTCTTCACCCCAATTCACCACCCGGAACACAGGAGACTTGTGGTGAGCAGTTTTAAATTAACTATCGTATGTGAACTAGGCCCCCCATTCCCCAATGCTATTGACTCCAGGCTactatgtggtgtgtgtgtgtgtgtgtgtgtgtgtgtgtgtgtgtgtgtgtgtgtgtgtgtgtgtgtgtgtgtgtgactttagcCAAAGGTCCAAATTAAATGGTTGGAGCCTGATTAGTTTCCATTCAGCACTCAGCACTGATATTTAGAGGATTTTCAGGATGTGTTTTTGTCCCTCTGATCTTCAGCTGAAGGACCCATGGTACACAACCACCAAGATCTTTGAGGTGCCAGATGTGACAGAGAAGGATGAGAGTATGTTTTCTCTCATGTTTAACAATGACAAGACCAGGGACATCCTTAGAATATCTACCCTTCACTATATTGGCCCTCTTATCCAGATATAGTCTTACCCATCCTGCCTTTCAGAATGGGTGGAGGAATACAATAAACTTGAGGGCAAGGACCTCAAGATGAACTTCCCATTGGACCCCACCCTGTGTAGCATCACCTTCACACCTGGACTCCAAGGTTCTGATGGTGTACCTTGAGATCAGGGATCTAGCACGCTATGAATCAGGCATGTTTGAGCTGACAGACCAGTATAGCAACCTTGCCATGGTGGTGAGGCTGAGGAGTGGTGGTGAGTGAGAGTCTTGCTCGGTATCAATTTAGATTGGCAATGGACATTATTTCTTTGTGACCAATACTTCAGACAAATACACATTGCCTTTTATGGGGTATCTGATGTGGGTTGTAAACTTGTAATAAGGATGTAAGCTTCTTGAAATGAACAAattctctctccgtctgtctgtctctcactcattTCGTCTCACACCTATGCCTGTATGGGTTTATATGAGTGTTTTCTGCTTATTCTCTGCTGTGGTGGctgtatgttgttgttatgtgaAGAAGTGTTGCTATAAGAAGCAGGCAGCCAAACCTGACAGCTCTGCTGCCACACCATGACAGGCCGTGGATCAACAGGCACCCCCTTTGGTTTACTATCATGACGTACATGCAAATACAAAGCCTCATCTCTATGGTTGTCTGTGGCAAGTTCTGAAAGGATTTTAATGTATCTGAAGGATTGATTTGATACGTGATTTACTGAACCCTAGTCAACCCAATCAAACTGCTGCTTCAAGTTACCTCAGTCAACCTGCTGCTTCAAGTTATCCCAGTCAACCTGCTGCTTCAAGTTACCTCAACCAACCCAGTCAACCTGCTGCTTCAAGTTACCTCAACCAACCCAGTCAACCTGCTGCTTCAAGTTACCTCAACCAACCCAGTCAACCTGCTGCTTCATGTTACCTCAACCAACCCAGTCAACCTGCTGCTTCAAGTTACCTCAACCAACCCAGTCAACCTGCTGCTTCAAGTTACCTCAACCAACCCAGTCAACCTGCTGCTTCAAGTTACCTCAACCAACCCAGTCAACCTGCTGCTTCATGTTACCTCAACCAACCCAGTCAACCTGCTGCTTCAAGTTACCTCAACCAACCCAGTCAACCTGCTGCTTCAAGTTACCTCAACCAACCCAGTCAACCTGCTGCTTCAAGTTACCTCAACCAACCCAGTCAACCTGCTGCTTCAAGTTACCTCAACCAACCCAGTCAACCTGCTGCTTCAAGTTACCTCAACCAACCCAGTCAACCTGCTGCTTCAAGTTACCTCAACCAACCCAGTCAACCTGCTGCTTCAAGTTATCCCAGTCAACCTGCTGCTTCAAGTTACCTCAACCAACCCAGTCAACCTGCTGCTTCAAGTTACCTCAACCAACCCAGTCAACCTGCTGCTTCATGTTACCTCAACCAACCCAGTCAACCTGCTGCTTCAAGTTACCTCAACCAACCCAGTCAACCTGCTGCTTCATGTTACCTCAACCAACCCAGTCAACCTGCTGCTTCAAGTTACCTCAACCAACCCAGTCAACCTGCTGCTTCAAGTTACCTCAACCAACCCAGTCAACCTGCTGCTTCAAGTTACCTCAACCAACCCAGTCAACCTACTGCGCCCGTGTTTGTGAGTCCTCCTTTAGGTGTATTTTCTGCTCTATTTAATGTTGCTTACTTCATTGTGCAAAGAGTGTTTGGGATCTTGGAAGATACTATATAAATGtatgttgcacacacacacacacacacacgcacacacacacgcacagtaacTCTCGTCTTCTCTGTGTCCTGGTTTCTGCTTCAGGGAGACGGCTCCGTTCATCTCTCAGGGTTCAAAACCTCTCTCCTCTGACTTTGGGCCCCCAGTTTTAGCTGCCCACTTTCTTCGGG
The Oncorhynchus mykiss isolate Arlee chromosome 31, USDA_OmykA_1.1, whole genome shotgun sequence genome window above contains:
- the LOC118946038 gene encoding sialidase-like, which gives rise to MCFCPSDLQLKDPWYTTTKIFEVPDVTEKDETSPSHLDSKVLMVYLEIRDLARYESGMFELTDQYSNLAMVVRLRSGGEIDLIRDLLNPSQPNQTAASSYLSQPAASSYPSQPAASSYLNQPSQPAASSYLNQPSQPAASSYLNQPSQPAASCYLNQPSQPAASSYLNQPSQPAASSYLNQPSQPAASSYLNQPSQPAASCYLNQPSQPAASSYLNQPSQPAASSYLNQPSQPAASSYLNQPSQPAASSYLNQPSQPAASSYLNQPSQPAASSYLNQPSQPAASSYPSQPAASSYLNQPSQPAASSYLNQPSQPAASCYLNQPSQPAASSYLNQPSQPAASCYLNQPSQPAASSYLNQPSQPAASSYLNQPSQPAASSYLNQPSQPTAPVFGDGSVHLSGFKTSLL